The Desulfurobacterium indicum genome has a segment encoding these proteins:
- the tatA gene encoding twin-arginine translocase TatA/TatE family subunit, giving the protein MFGGIGTNELILILIITLLIFGPSKLPDLAKSMGKAINEFRKASSGIIDEDEKKKEEPKKVTRDEELEKIKVKDSKDA; this is encoded by the coding sequence ATGTTTGGTGGAATTGGAACTAATGAACTTATACTTATTCTTATCATTACACTGCTTATCTTTGGTCCTTCAAAACTTCCAGACCTTGCTAAGTCAATGGGAAAAGCTATAAATGAATTCAGAAAGGCATCTTCCGGCATTATAGATGAGGACGAGAAGAAAAAAGAAGAACCTAAGAAAGTTACAAGAGATGAAGAGCTGGAAAAGATAAAAGTCAAAGATTCAAAAGATGCATAA
- the tatC gene encoding twin-arginine translocase subunit TatC, with the protein MSEERIRPEEAPVTYHLEELRTRLFKSIVSIFIGFFICWPFRKDILLFLERPLPDYLKGKLVFFSPPEAFFTALKICFFGGMIIAMPFILYQVWKFIEPALYPHEKKFVVPFLFFSFLFFSIGVCFAYFIMIPFALRFLLGFMGNLLVPQIGIGNYISFVIQLTLAFGFVFLLPVVVGLLAKLGVINYKLLEKNRKFAILIIFIVAAILTPPDVVSQIMMAVPLLFLYELSIIVAKVLGSKEG; encoded by the coding sequence ATGTCTGAGGAGAGGATTCGTCCGGAAGAGGCACCGGTAACCTACCATCTGGAAGAGTTAAGAACCAGGCTTTTCAAATCGATTGTATCCATATTTATAGGTTTTTTTATCTGCTGGCCTTTCAGGAAAGACATCCTTCTCTTTCTTGAAAGACCGCTTCCTGACTATTTGAAAGGGAAGCTTGTTTTCTTCTCTCCTCCCGAGGCCTTCTTCACTGCCCTAAAAATCTGCTTTTTTGGCGGAATGATAATAGCTATGCCTTTTATTCTCTATCAGGTGTGGAAGTTTATAGAGCCGGCCCTTTATCCTCATGAAAAAAAGTTTGTCGTGCCGTTTCTGTTTTTCTCCTTTTTGTTTTTCTCAATAGGCGTTTGTTTTGCCTATTTTATAATGATACCTTTCGCTCTGAGATTCTTGCTCGGATTTATGGGTAACCTTTTGGTTCCTCAAATTGGAATTGGCAACTATATTTCTTTTGTTATTCAGCTTACTCTTGCGTTCGGGTTTGTTTTTCTGCTCCCTGTCGTTGTGGGTCTTCTTGCAAAATTGGGGGTTATAAATTATAAATTGCTTGAAAAGAACAGAAAGTTTGCTATACTTATAATATTCATAGTGGCGGCTATTCTAACACCTCCCGATGTGGTCTCTCAAATAATGATGGCTGTTCCTTTGCTGTTTCTCTATGAGTTAAGCATAATAGTTGCAAAGGTTTTAGGGAGTAAGGAAGGGTAA
- the rho gene encoding transcription termination factor Rho — translation MAQETEVLSLEQLQNMSIFDLRKIAKSLGLDVKSVKKQELILKILEESAKKRGAIYRVGVLEVLPDGFGFLRSPENNYLPNSTDIYVSPSQIRKFGLRTGDTIAGEVRPPKEGEKYFALLKVDAVNWEPLSKAKTRPNFDNLTPLHPTERFRLETVPGELSTRVIDLITPVGKGQRGLIVAPPRAGKTVLLQKLANAIKTNDPDTYLIILLIDERPEEVTDMKRNTLADEVISSTFDEPPERHAQVAEIVIEKAKRLVEHKKDVVILLDSLTRLARAYNTLTPPSGKILSGGIDAHAFHKPKRFFGAARNIEEGGSLTIIATALIETGSRMDDVIFEEFKGTGNMEIVLDRQLVERRVFPAINIQKSGTRKEELLLSDWELNRVWILRRLLTSMSPVEAMEFLLEKLRKYKTNEDFLKAMNA, via the coding sequence ATGGCTCAGGAAACTGAGGTTCTCTCTCTTGAACAACTGCAAAACATGAGTATTTTTGATTTAAGGAAAATAGCAAAGTCTTTAGGTCTTGACGTAAAGTCTGTGAAAAAACAGGAGTTGATATTAAAGATACTTGAAGAAAGTGCAAAGAAAAGAGGCGCCATATACAGGGTTGGAGTTCTTGAAGTTTTACCGGACGGATTTGGATTTTTAAGATCTCCTGAGAATAACTACCTTCCTAACTCAACAGATATATATGTCTCTCCTTCACAAATAAGAAAATTCGGGCTCAGAACTGGTGATACTATTGCTGGGGAGGTTAGGCCTCCAAAAGAAGGTGAAAAATATTTTGCACTTTTGAAGGTTGATGCTGTAAATTGGGAACCTTTATCAAAGGCAAAAACAAGGCCGAATTTTGATAACTTAACACCTTTACATCCTACTGAAAGGTTCAGGCTTGAAACAGTTCCTGGGGAGCTTTCTACAAGGGTTATAGATTTAATAACACCAGTTGGTAAAGGGCAGAGAGGGCTTATTGTTGCTCCTCCGAGAGCAGGAAAAACGGTTCTTCTTCAAAAGCTTGCCAATGCTATAAAGACCAATGATCCAGACACTTATTTGATTATCCTTCTCATAGATGAACGTCCTGAAGAAGTTACAGATATGAAAAGAAATACTCTTGCTGATGAAGTAATAAGCTCAACCTTTGATGAGCCACCGGAGAGGCATGCTCAGGTTGCTGAGATCGTAATTGAAAAGGCGAAAAGATTGGTAGAACATAAAAAAGATGTTGTCATTCTCCTTGACAGTTTAACAAGACTTGCAAGAGCTTACAATACTTTAACACCACCGAGCGGAAAGATTCTTTCAGGTGGTATTGATGCTCATGCTTTTCATAAGCCGAAGAGGTTCTTCGGTGCTGCAAGAAACATAGAGGAGGGCGGAAGCCTCACAATAATTGCTACAGCTCTTATAGAGACAGGAAGCCGAATGGACGATGTTATTTTTGAAGAGTTTAAGGGAACAGGTAATATGGAAATCGTCCTTGACAGACAACTTGTTGAAAGGAGAGTATTTCCTGCTATTAATATACAGAAGTCAGGAACAAGAAAAGAAGAGCTTCTCCTCTCTGATTGGGAGCTTAACAGGGTCTGGATTTTAAGAAGACTTCTTACATCTATGTCTCCTGTTGAGGCTATGGAGTTTTTGCTGGAGAAGTTGAGAAAGTATAAGACCAATGAGGATTTTCTGAAGGCGATGAACGCCTGA
- the gmhA gene encoding D-sedoheptulose 7-phosphate isomerase, giving the protein MKELIYYSFLESSDLKRNFIEENKEYLYEVFSKILNCIKDGRKILICGNGGSAADAQHIAAELVGRFLLDRKALPAIALTTDTSVLTAVGNDFGFDAVFERQVEALGLKGDVLIGISTSGNSENIVRAVLKAKQKDLLTVGFLGKDGGKLKDLVDYPIVVKTFSTPRIQEVHITIGHVLCDFIEKSMFGA; this is encoded by the coding sequence ATGAAAGAGCTTATCTACTATTCATTCCTTGAAAGTTCCGATTTGAAAAGAAACTTTATAGAAGAGAATAAAGAATACCTCTACGAGGTATTTTCTAAGATTTTGAATTGTATAAAAGATGGCAGGAAGATACTTATATGTGGTAACGGTGGAAGTGCAGCGGATGCTCAGCATATAGCTGCCGAGCTTGTGGGAAGATTTCTTCTTGACAGAAAAGCTCTGCCGGCAATTGCTCTTACAACCGATACATCTGTTTTAACCGCTGTTGGTAATGATTTCGGATTTGATGCCGTGTTTGAAAGGCAGGTTGAAGCTTTGGGTCTTAAAGGTGATGTTTTGATAGGTATAAGCACCAGCGGTAATTCGGAGAATATTGTCAGGGCGGTTTTAAAAGCTAAACAAAAAGACTTGCTGACGGTCGGTTTTCTGGGTAAAGACGGAGGTAAGCTAAAGGATCTGGTTGATTATCCGATAGTTGTTAAAACATTTTCTACACCTCGGATTCAAGAAGTTCATATAACAATAGGGCATGTTTTATGTGATTTTATAGAAAAATCAATGTTCGGCGCTTAA
- a CDS encoding 2-amino-3,7-dideoxy-D-threo-hept-6-ulosonate synthase, with translation MKIGKAIRLERIINRETGKTVIIPMDHGVSMGPIPGIINIRESIDKVANGGANAIIIHKGLVRHGHRKRGKDVGLIIHLSASTSLSPKPNTKVIVCSVEEAIKIGADGVSVHVNLGDINEDKMLEDFGAIAESCLEWGMPLIAMMYARGEHIENPFDPDVVAHCARVAAELGADIVKVAYTGDPETFRKVVKGCPIPVVIAGGPKMGNDMEILEMVEGAMKAGGAGVSIGRNAFQHEDPEKIVRAISLIVHEGKTAKEAAKVLEG, from the coding sequence ATGAAGATAGGAAAAGCTATAAGACTTGAAAGGATAATAAACAGAGAAACGGGAAAAACCGTTATAATTCCAATGGATCACGGTGTTTCAATGGGCCCAATTCCGGGAATTATTAACATAAGGGAATCAATAGATAAGGTTGCGAATGGTGGAGCCAATGCGATTATCATTCATAAAGGTCTTGTTAGACACGGACACAGAAAAAGAGGTAAGGATGTCGGTCTGATTATTCATCTCTCTGCAAGTACTTCTCTTTCTCCGAAGCCTAACACTAAGGTTATAGTTTGTTCCGTAGAAGAGGCGATAAAGATAGGTGCTGATGGAGTTTCCGTTCATGTTAATCTGGGTGATATAAATGAAGATAAGATGCTTGAGGATTTTGGAGCTATTGCAGAAAGCTGTCTTGAGTGGGGAATGCCTCTTATTGCTATGATGTATGCAAGAGGAGAGCATATAGAGAATCCTTTTGATCCAGATGTGGTTGCCCACTGTGCAAGGGTGGCTGCCGAGCTTGGTGCTGACATTGTCAAAGTAGCTTATACTGGAGATCCTGAAACGTTCAGAAAGGTAGTTAAGGGTTGCCCGATTCCTGTTGTTATAGCCGGTGGTCCGAAAATGGGTAATGATATGGAGATTCTTGAGATGGTGGAAGGTGCGATGAAGGCAGGTGGAGCAGGTGTTTCCATCGGAAGAAATGCATTCCAGCATGAGGATCCTGAAAAGATAGTTAGAGCAATTTCTCTGATTGTCCATGAAGGAAAGACTGCTAAAGAGGCAGCGAAAGTTCTTGAAGGTTAA
- a CDS encoding gamma carbonic anhydrase family protein — protein sequence MIIKPFKGLNPEIGKRVFIAEDAVIIGDVKVGDDSSIWYGTIIRGDVNYIRIGKCTSVQDGTVIHVTNKTAPTIIGNYVTIGHAVKLHGCEIKDNCLIGIGAIILDNVVINENSIVAAGTLVPPRKKFPPNSLIMGFPAKVVRTLSDDEIKELKEHALRYVKYKNEYLKDK from the coding sequence ATGATTATCAAACCGTTTAAAGGATTAAATCCGGAAATTGGAAAACGTGTTTTTATAGCTGAAGATGCAGTAATCATAGGAGACGTAAAAGTAGGTGACGATAGCAGTATATGGTATGGAACGATCATAAGAGGTGACGTAAACTACATCAGAATAGGCAAATGCACATCGGTTCAGGACGGAACAGTAATACATGTAACAAACAAAACGGCCCCTACAATAATCGGAAACTACGTTACAATCGGACACGCAGTAAAGCTCCACGGTTGCGAAATAAAAGACAACTGCCTAATAGGAATAGGAGCTATAATCCTTGATAACGTCGTTATAAACGAAAACTCTATAGTAGCAGCTGGAACACTGGTGCCGCCCAGGAAAAAGTTTCCCCCGAACAGTCTTATAATGGGATTTCCGGCAAAAGTTGTAAGAACACTATCAGATGATGAGATCAAAGAATTGAAGGAACATGCTCTAAGATATGTAAAATACAAAAACGAATACCTGAAAGACAAATAA
- the cysS gene encoding cysteine--tRNA ligase: MIKVYNTLTEKKKVFIPIEKRKVKMYVCGPTVYDDAHIGHARSAVVFDVIRRWFEYRGYEVIFVRNYTDVDDKIIKRAKERGITWKEIAEKYIKSFEEDMKALNVKEPTVEPRVTEHIPEIIEMVKSLIEKGHAYESGGDVYFAVETFPEYGKLSKRKIDELMAGARIEPGEKKRNPLDFALWKKSKEGEPAWNSPWGKGRPGWHIECSAMSMKYLGETMDIHGGGLDLIFPHHENEIAQSESYTGKTFVRYWMHNGFVMVNSEKMSKSLGNFFTIKEILEKFSPDVLRFFLISTHYRSPIDFSFERLKEAKAAFERIKNFLNTQTIIENIPQNDSKGSPVDVEKYINAFNEAMDDDFNTAKALGTLFEMIKEANILKNRAVKEQKISREEKKSLLKAVTFTKEMMKTLGFKLEEEKTSNDLEDKLIKLLIEIRQKLRKEKNFILADEIRDKLKEMGIVLEDLPGGTVYRKGD; the protein is encoded by the coding sequence ATGATAAAGGTTTACAACACGCTTACGGAAAAAAAGAAAGTATTTATCCCTATTGAAAAAAGAAAGGTAAAGATGTATGTGTGCGGTCCCACAGTTTACGACGACGCACACATAGGACATGCAAGAAGTGCCGTGGTTTTTGACGTCATAAGGAGATGGTTCGAGTATAGAGGTTACGAAGTTATTTTTGTTAGAAACTACACAGATGTTGACGACAAGATAATAAAAAGAGCAAAAGAAAGAGGCATAACCTGGAAAGAGATAGCAGAAAAATATATAAAATCTTTTGAAGAAGATATGAAAGCCTTAAACGTAAAAGAGCCGACCGTAGAGCCAAGAGTTACAGAGCACATTCCAGAAATCATAGAGATGGTGAAAAGTCTTATAGAAAAAGGACACGCCTACGAATCAGGGGGTGATGTTTACTTCGCGGTTGAAACATTTCCAGAGTACGGAAAACTGTCAAAGAGAAAAATTGACGAACTAATGGCAGGAGCAAGAATTGAACCGGGAGAAAAAAAACGAAACCCTTTAGACTTTGCACTCTGGAAAAAGTCAAAAGAGGGAGAACCTGCCTGGAATTCACCGTGGGGTAAGGGAAGACCGGGCTGGCATATAGAATGTTCTGCGATGTCAATGAAATATCTCGGAGAAACGATGGACATTCACGGTGGAGGTCTGGACCTGATATTTCCTCATCACGAAAACGAAATTGCCCAGTCCGAAAGCTACACCGGTAAAACTTTTGTAAGATACTGGATGCATAACGGTTTCGTAATGGTAAACAGTGAAAAAATGAGCAAATCTCTCGGAAACTTCTTCACAATAAAAGAAATTCTGGAAAAATTCTCTCCCGATGTTTTAAGGTTTTTTCTCATATCAACACATTACCGCAGCCCCATAGACTTTTCATTTGAAAGATTAAAGGAAGCAAAAGCCGCTTTTGAAAGGATTAAAAACTTTCTCAACACCCAAACAATTATAGAAAATATCCCTCAAAACGATTCAAAAGGCTCACCTGTTGATGTTGAAAAATACATAAACGCATTCAACGAAGCTATGGATGATGACTTCAACACCGCAAAAGCATTAGGTACACTTTTTGAAATGATAAAAGAAGCAAACATCTTAAAAAACAGAGCTGTTAAAGAACAGAAAATCTCCAGAGAAGAAAAGAAATCTCTCCTTAAAGCGGTGACTTTCACAAAAGAAATGATGAAAACTCTTGGATTTAAACTTGAAGAGGAGAAGACGTCAAACGACTTAGAAGATAAACTGATAAAGCTTCTCATCGAAATCCGGCAAAAACTCAGGAAAGAGAAAAACTTTATACTTGCCGACGAAATAAGAGATAAACTGAAAGAGATGGGAATTGTTTTAGAGGACCTGCCCGGAGGAACAGTTTATCGAAAGGGGGATTAA
- the prfB gene encoding peptide chain release factor 2 (programmed frameshift): MLIEKLQELKEEYGKVKDKYNELRGYFDLVREEKKLKKLEEEMSAPGFWNDRERAQKISQERNRIESEIKMWQNLETDIEDVEVLFEMAEEENDESLLEEAEETIKKLKKKLNNLEVKTLLSGEMDKNNAIITIHAGAGGTESCDWAGMLMRMYLRWAEKKGFETEIIDLQENEEAGIKSATIAIKGPYAYGLLKAEHGTHRLVRISPFDSNARRHTSFCGVIVVPEIEDDIEVEIRDEDLRIDTYRASGAGGQHVNKTDSAVRITHLPTGIVVTCQSERSQIQNRMRAMKILKARLFELEMRKREEKLAQAKGEHKEISWGNQIRSYVFQPYQMVKDHRTGIETSNINTVMDGDIDMFIEGYLKQKAEAAK; encoded by the exons ATGCTTATTGAAAAGCTTCAAGAATTAAAAGAGGAATATGGAAAAGTTAAGGATAAATACAATGAACTTCGGGGGTAT TTTGACTTAGTCAGGGAAGAAAAGAAGCTTAAAAAACTTGAAGAAGAGATGTCTGCTCCCGGCTTCTGGAACGACAGAGAAAGAGCACAAAAGATCTCCCAGGAAAGGAACCGTATAGAATCCGAAATAAAAATGTGGCAAAACTTAGAAACAGACATAGAGGATGTCGAAGTTCTTTTTGAAATGGCAGAAGAGGAAAACGATGAAAGTCTTCTTGAAGAAGCTGAAGAAACAATAAAAAAACTCAAGAAAAAACTGAACAATCTTGAAGTGAAAACACTCCTCTCCGGCGAAATGGACAAAAACAACGCAATCATTACAATTCATGCAGGAGCTGGAGGAACAGAAAGTTGTGACTGGGCAGGTATGCTTATGAGAATGTACCTGCGCTGGGCAGAGAAAAAGGGATTTGAAACAGAAATTATAGACCTCCAAGAAAATGAAGAAGCCGGTATAAAAAGTGCAACCATTGCAATAAAAGGACCTTACGCATACGGCCTTTTGAAAGCAGAACACGGAACACACAGACTTGTAAGAATATCTCCGTTTGACTCCAATGCCAGAAGGCACACATCGTTCTGCGGCGTTATAGTCGTTCCAGAAATTGAAGACGATATAGAGGTAGAAATAAGAGACGAAGATCTAAGAATAGACACTTACAGGGCTTCTGGAGCAGGCGGACAGCACGTCAACAAAACAGATTCTGCTGTCAGGATAACCCATCTTCCAACGGGCATCGTTGTAACCTGTCAAAGTGAACGTTCACAGATACAAAACAGAATGAGAGCAATGAAAATCCTGAAAGCAAGGCTATTTGAACTTGAAATGAGAAAGAGAGAAGAAAAACTGGCTCAGGCGAAAGGAGAACACAAAGAAATATCCTGGGGCAACCAAATTCGTTCTTATGTCTTTCAGCCCTATCAAATGGTAAAAGACCACAGAACAGGCATAGAAACCTCAAACATCAATACCGTAATGGACGGTGATATAGATATGTTTATAGAGGGATATCTCAAACAGAAAGCCGAAGCAGCAAAGTAA
- a CDS encoding HD domain-containing phosphohydrolase has translation MVRGIEIRDSYTRGHSERVAFYSKEIAKNMGLNEQQIEKIYMAALLHDIGKIGIPDSILLKPGKLTKKEFEIIKLHPVLSYELLKDIKPLKPIVDSIKYHHERIDGSGYPDGLKGKEIPLPARIIAVADSFDAMTSDRIYRKGMPKEKAIKELISLAGEKYDSDVVHAAIPIFKSETPPITKSQDFKSLSELEKRRLDYFFRDSLTDAFNRNYLFFLFNNLKEKNTPFKVITVDILKLRELNLEKGWDYGDEILKKLKEMLERTFNPIAIIRYSGDNFVVFIDKKIKNTEIQEKMRKLEEELGVILSIHTINEKDTENIELLTKTLTKIETKGYPDRT, from the coding sequence ATGGTAAGAGGTATTGAAATCCGTGATTCATATACAAGAGGACATTCAGAAAGAGTTGCTTTCTATTCCAAAGAAATTGCGAAAAATATGGGACTAAACGAACAGCAGATCGAAAAAATCTATATGGCAGCACTGCTACATGATATTGGAAAAATAGGAATTCCTGACAGCATACTCTTAAAACCCGGAAAGCTTACAAAAAAAGAATTTGAAATCATTAAACTTCATCCGGTTTTAAGCTATGAACTCCTAAAAGACATCAAACCTCTTAAACCTATTGTTGACAGCATTAAATACCACCATGAAAGAATCGACGGATCAGGATACCCTGACGGCTTAAAAGGTAAAGAAATACCTCTCCCCGCAAGGATAATAGCTGTGGCTGACTCCTTTGATGCTATGACAAGTGATAGAATATACAGAAAGGGAATGCCTAAAGAAAAGGCTATAAAAGAGCTAATAAGTCTCGCCGGCGAAAAATATGATTCAGATGTAGTTCATGCAGCAATACCCATCTTTAAAAGCGAAACACCCCCTATCACTAAAAGTCAAGACTTTAAAAGTCTCTCTGAACTTGAAAAACGAAGGCTTGATTACTTCTTCAGAGACTCACTCACAGACGCATTTAACAGAAACTACTTGTTTTTCCTGTTTAACAATCTAAAAGAGAAAAATACACCTTTCAAAGTCATAACAGTGGACATCTTAAAACTGAGAGAATTAAACCTTGAAAAAGGTTGGGATTACGGCGATGAGATCCTTAAAAAACTTAAAGAAATGCTTGAAAGGACTTTTAATCCAATTGCCATAATAAGATATTCAGGAGATAACTTTGTTGTCTTTATAGACAAAAAGATTAAAAACACAGAAATACAGGAGAAAATGAGAAAGCTGGAAGAAGAGCTCGGTGTAATACTAAGCATTCACACAATAAACGAAAAGGACACCGAAAACATAGAGCTTTTAACAAAAACACTAACAAAGATAGAAACAAAAGGCTACCCTGACAGAACTTGA
- a CDS encoding methyl-accepting chemotaxis protein, which produces MKEYQKQIEITKYWTLLIVSIIISISISFFSFILVKKSIRYSMENRIIKLTKADLESKAVIIKSKKDLRPEILKETPCVKNIYIGKLPFKVPNKESETIERDGKIIVYKKFIFPDGVVPVAVELNSEKIENDTSVLAAKISLTEFVMVFIFQVALLLIIRDLYLKPLRQIKTDIEKISKGKLSILPVSGSDEFGGIRRKINEMIENIKDKMQKEDLMYQFIHLLTAGKGFNGEFVELMRKLIKTNKIDGVIIGLPKDNFIETKIITKDNKITRKTLPDNLEGIESYMNTMKREIELTEDKLSYLSDSEKNSE; this is translated from the coding sequence ATGAAAGAATACCAAAAACAAATAGAAATAACAAAATATTGGACATTACTCATAGTATCCATAATCATCTCCATATCTATCAGCTTTTTTTCATTTATACTCGTAAAAAAAAGTATCAGATACTCTATGGAAAATCGAATAATCAAACTTACTAAAGCAGATTTAGAATCAAAAGCCGTGATTATTAAAAGCAAAAAAGACCTAAGACCAGAAATACTTAAAGAAACACCCTGTGTAAAGAATATATATATAGGTAAACTCCCGTTTAAGGTTCCAAATAAAGAAAGTGAAACTATAGAACGCGATGGAAAAATAATTGTTTATAAGAAATTTATATTTCCAGACGGAGTAGTTCCAGTAGCTGTAGAACTAAATAGCGAAAAGATAGAAAACGATACATCGGTTCTCGCAGCAAAAATAAGTCTTACCGAGTTTGTAATGGTATTCATCTTTCAAGTAGCACTTTTACTAATAATACGAGACCTGTATCTAAAACCGCTGCGACAGATAAAAACAGACATAGAAAAGATATCAAAAGGAAAACTCTCCATACTTCCTGTATCAGGCAGCGACGAATTCGGAGGAATCAGAAGAAAAATAAATGAAATGATCGAAAACATCAAAGACAAAATGCAAAAAGAAGACCTGATGTATCAGTTCATACACCTGCTAACTGCCGGAAAGGGTTTTAACGGTGAATTTGTCGAACTGATGAGAAAGTTAATAAAAACAAATAAAATTGACGGCGTAATAATAGGACTACCTAAAGATAACTTTATAGAAACAAAAATAATCACAAAAGATAACAAAATAACACGAAAAACACTTCCTGATAATCTCGAAGGTATCGAGAGTTACATGAATACAATGAAAAGAGAAATTGAACTTACAGAAGACAAATTGAGTTATTTAAGCGATTCCGAAAAAAACTCGGAATAA
- a CDS encoding (Fe-S)-binding protein encodes MDKKFLQIKQEWLDRCVRCGSCRNVCPVFNATREEPSVSRGKISLIDMIQKGYGKLDREAALLFKKCTTCLRCQEICAMDVPYEEIILKAREVATEKFGLFPQEKAVTTILKNEKLFDSAGSFSRLSYLLFKPSKSPQNSVSKFPIPGKGTAVIPAIKEGKFNYKDRNFPAKTERQGKLIYFPGCMFSRAYIDTSKNIIKVLNNLGYDVFVPSKVVCCGAPSLHAGDRKGFEELKSKNIKVLNKIEADGIVTGCATCCHNLKHNYKELNKPVLQFLEILEQNIETIKQWKVKKPMKVTWHHPCHIVRGQNISKDLPQKLFESIDGITYIEMEEADNCCGMGGSFKMLHPAVSDKIQEKKTLNITATGADTVITECPGCIMNIAEGLEKVNSSMPCNHTADILARCIETISE; translated from the coding sequence ATGGATAAAAAATTCCTTCAGATAAAGCAGGAATGGCTTGATAGATGTGTCCGTTGCGGTTCATGCAGAAACGTATGTCCCGTATTCAATGCTACAAGAGAGGAACCTTCTGTATCAAGAGGGAAAATTTCTCTGATTGATATGATACAGAAAGGATACGGAAAGTTAGACAGAGAAGCGGCTCTCCTTTTTAAAAAATGCACGACCTGTCTGAGATGCCAGGAAATATGCGCAATGGACGTTCCATACGAAGAGATAATTCTTAAAGCAAGAGAGGTCGCAACAGAAAAATTTGGCCTTTTTCCTCAGGAGAAAGCGGTAACAACAATCCTGAAAAACGAAAAACTGTTTGACAGCGCCGGGAGTTTTTCCCGACTATCCTACTTGCTTTTTAAACCTTCAAAAAGCCCTCAAAACTCAGTAAGCAAATTTCCGATTCCCGGAAAAGGAACTGCGGTAATTCCAGCAATAAAGGAAGGAAAATTTAACTACAAAGACCGCAACTTTCCTGCAAAGACAGAAAGACAAGGAAAACTTATATACTTTCCAGGATGCATGTTCAGCAGAGCCTATATAGACACATCAAAAAACATAATAAAAGTTTTAAATAACCTTGGTTATGATGTATTCGTGCCATCTAAAGTAGTCTGTTGCGGAGCTCCTTCACTTCACGCAGGAGATAGAAAAGGTTTTGAAGAACTGAAAAGTAAAAATATAAAAGTGTTAAACAAAATAGAAGCTGACGGTATTGTAACCGGATGTGCAACATGCTGCCATAACTTAAAGCATAATTACAAAGAACTTAACAAACCAGTATTACAGTTTCTGGAAATTTTAGAACAAAACATAGAAACAATAAAACAATGGAAAGTTAAAAAGCCTATGAAAGTGACATGGCACCATCCATGTCATATAGTTAGAGGACAAAACATTTCTAAAGATCTCCCCCAAAAATTATTTGAATCTATCGATGGAATAACATATATTGAAATGGAAGAAGCAGATAACTGCTGTGGAATGGGAGGCTCATTTAAAATGCTCCACCCGGCAGTTTCTGATAAAATACAAGAAAAGAAAACACTAAACATAACCGCAACTGGTGCCGATACTGTAATAACAGAATGTCCTGGCTGCATAATGAATATTGCTGAAGGGCTGGAAAAGGTAAATAGTAGTATGCCTTGCAATCACACAGCTGATATCCTGGCAAGGTGCATTGAAACAATTTCCGAGTAA